The genomic stretch AGGAATGCGCTCCATCAAAAACGGTTCATCCATATGGAACTTGAACATGGCATCAGGACCGGTAAGAATATAAGAAACAGTAGCTGCCGTGACACAGGAAACAAGAAGAGGCAACAATGATGCCATCGTCAAATCAATCATCAAGACTTCCAAAGTAAAAACCAAGCCTGCAATAGGAGCCTTAAAAATACCGGCCACAGCACCTGCCGCACCACACCCCACCAACAGCATCAGAGTTTTATGCTCCATCTTGAATACACTTCCCAAATTAGAACCGATAGCCGATCCGGTCAACACAATCGGAGCCTCTGCACCTACGGAACCACCAAAACCGATAGTAATGGCACTAGCTATCACAGACGACCATGTATTATGCCGCTTGATGCGGCTTTGACGACGGGATATGGCATATAATATTTTCGTCACCCCATGACTGATGTCATCTTTCACAATGTAACGAATGAACAATCCGGTAAGAAAGATTCCAAAAACCGGATACACCAAATACAACCAGTTGACTCCTGTAGAATCAAAATTTTCAGTCAGAAATTCCTTGATCCATTCTACTAGAAACTTCAAAAACCACGCGGCCAATGCCGTAAAAATACCAGCAAGAAAACTTAATATAAGAATAAAGTGTTTCTCTCTTATCTTCTTTTCGCGCCATAAGATAAAGCGCTGTAACCAACTTTTCTTATTTTCATCTATAATTGCGTCCATTCCTTTTTTTACTCTCTAATAATCTTCACTTCTCCCCCTTTACCCAGTTTGATAATGCTGGATGGTTTGGGATGCCCCACTTCATCTTGTCTATACTCCACAATATAGTCTACAGCTTGTTTTACTTCTTCACTGATTTCACTGAAGTTGGCAGGTGAAGGCTGACCGCTGATATTGGCAGAAGTCGACACAATAGCTTTACGAAATCGGAAACAAAGTTGTTTGGAGAATTCCTCAGCCGTAACACGAATACCAACACTGCCATCCTCAGCCAGCAAATTCTCTGCCAGATTACGTGCCCCATCATAAATAATAGTCAATGGTTTTGTGGCAAACTCAATCAAATTCCAAGCTACCGCAGGTACATCACTAACATAAAAATTTACTTTTACCGTACTGTCCACCAATACAAGCATCGCTTTACTATCAGCACGCTTCTTTATATCATAAACTCGTTTTACCGCCTTCGGATTAGTTGCATCACAACCTATTCCCCAAATAGTATCAGTAGGATAAAGAATCACTCCTCCCTTCTGCATCACTTCACAGGCTTTCTTCAAATCCTCTCTAAAATCTTCGTTCATATCGTTTTTTATTATTTGGTTCTCATTTCAACAAGTTGCAAATGTAGCAAATCCTCTTGATAATGACGAGTTAAACTTGAAAAAAAGATGCCTTGACTGTTTCGGAAAACAATCAAGGCATCTTGTCCAAACAATAAGGATACTTTTATTCTCCCGTTATCTTCTATTTTAAAACAAAGTATTCGTATCCTCCACCAGCCTGCCCATAGCCCAAGCCGCCCGGATATTCAGTTCTCTATCCAAAATCAACACATCGGCATCCATATCTTTCTGCAATGCCCCCTTCCGGTCATCCACTCCCATAATTCGTGCCGGAGTTTCAGAAGCCATCCGTACGGCGTCAGCCAGCGGAATACCAGCTTTTACCATTGTTCGTACTAATATATCCATGGTTGCTATACTACCTGCCAATGAAGAATGATCAGCCATTTTGCACACACCATCCTCAATAATTACATTAGGATCTGTTATTTCCATTCCATCAGCAGCGGCATATGCCAAAGCATCTGTAACCAAACAAGTTTTTTCCACTCCCTTCAATTTATAAGCCAGCCTAAGAATAGTAGCAGGTAAATGGATACCGTCAGCAATCAATTCGATAGTCATTCCGTCTGTCAGATAAACACTTTCCACTGTCCCTTCGTATTTATATTCACGACATTTATGGAATCCCGGCATGCCGTTATAGAAATGGGCAGTATGAGTAAAGCCGGCTTCAAACGCAGCTTTTATCCCCCCGTATTCTGATTCTGTATGTGACACAGCCACTAATACTCCTTTTGACTTCAAATAGCGGGCAAATTCCAACGCACCCGGAAGTTCAGGTGAAGCATCCCAACGCTTGATGCAGTCAGTACTTTCCAATAAAGAAGTATATTCCTCTTTATCAGGATTCTTCAATTTCCCGGCAAACTGCTCACCTGCTCTTTTCGGATTCAGGTAAGGGCCTTCTACATGCAACCCCAAGACAGGACTATCCTTCTCGTTCATCAAAGTTTCGCATACAGCTACCGCCTTACGGATTTCTGAAAAAGGAGAAGAAGACAACGTTGGGAAAATACTGGTCGCCCCATGCTTCTGATGAGCTCTTATCGCTGCACGGAACGCCTCTTCCGTACATTCATTAAAATCGTGGCCACCACCGCCATGAGCATGCATACACACATATCCGGGTACAATATACATCCCTTTAGCATCAATCAGTTTCGCACCGATCAGTGCCAGGTCACAGTTAGTCACTTCCAGTATTTTATTATCCCGTATCAGTACAGAGCCTTCGTCCAACCAACCTTGCGGAGTAAAAATCTTGCCGTTAATAATTTGAGTTAACATGATTAGCGAGTATTAGATAATATTTATTTAATGCTTTTTGTAACAACAAAAGTAAACACTTCTATCGAGAAAGAAAAGTAAATTCTTCATTATCTTTTTTGTTTCTTCAATGAGAATATAGGCAAAAACAAAAATATTCCAAGTATAGACATAACTAACCCGCCTATAGTACCCGCCGCCAAAGGAAACCAGAAAGCCTCTTTTCCATCCCCCACCATAAAAGGAATAAACCCCAGAATAGTAGAAACAACCGTCAGAAAAATAGGCATAATTTTCGAATTCCACGCTTTGGTAAAAGCACGTGCCGGTAATAACAGAGGATATCTTTTTCTTATCGCATTATATTCATTTAGAATATAAATACTGGCATTCACTGTAATACCGCAAAGTAATACAAAAGAAGCAAATCCACCCTGATCAAAATTCAGTCCGAAAAGATAAAACGTAAGGAATACGCCAATGTAGGATATCGGAATGACAAAAATGATAGCCAAAGGCTGTTTCAAAGAATTAAACAAAATAGCCGTCGTAAAGAAAATAATGGCGATTACAATCAACAACAATGCATATTGCTTGTTATCTTTTTTATTCCATGACCAATAATCCTGATCATTTTCGGCTGTATATCCCATAGGTAATACCTTATTAAATTCCTCCAAGTCCTTCTTCAACAGTTTTTTTCCTTGTTCGGATGAACCGATATATTCATATTGCAGGCAAAGACGATATTGTTGGTTTTCTTTTGCAACTTTCTGGGGTGACTGTCCTTTCTGAACAGTAGCGAAATCGGCCAGTTTATAAGAACGGCCATTGATGAAAAACGGTATATTAACCAAGCCCCATACATCATATTGCTGCCCTTGGAGCGATGAAAGCTTCAGTTGTTCCGTCTGATTATCAAACAACACGTTACCACAATAAATATCCCGTCCGAATACAGGGCGCAAAGCGGTAAACAGCTGCGTGGCTGTAACATTCTCTTTCGCCATCCTCAGCTTGTCCAAATCCAGATAAAACTCACTATAATCATCTTTCCACCAAGAAAACTCCGAATTTACCGTCACTTCCTTGATACGGCGGTGTAATAACAACTTCTCCTTCAGCCGTTCCGTCCAATAAGAAAGTTCGTCGTAATTATACCCATACAGTTTCACACGGAAACTGCCGGCACTCTCACGCACATCGTTACTGAATCCCTGATCTTGCAAACCATATACGCTCCAGCTACCACCTCCCAAAGTCAGTGCCTTACTGATTATATTAGCTTTCAAAGTATACGGGAATCCGCTCCGCTGATTTTCTTTTGTAAAATAAATCTGAATATTAGCCTGACGCGCATTATAGATATACGTCTGAAACTGCCTGATTTCCTTGAAATCGCTCAGATAAGTTTCCATCCTCTTAATCAGCACATTCATCTGCTCCAATGTACTGCCATTAGGCAACGTAGCATAAACGGAAAGCACCACTTCACCTTCATCACGATTGAAATAACTTCCCTCGTATACTTTTTCCGCAAAAAGACGGAGGCTGCCACCTAAAGCCTTGTTGATTACCGGCTTTACCTTATCCTTGAAGGTAGGATTATCAAATACCTTATTATAATATTCCACCCATTTACCTTCTCCTTCCATCTTCTCGGGCAGCATAAATACAGGCAGACCGAACCCCAGCAGCAATAATAGGCAAGCTATCACCCTGAAACGGCATAAATAATAAATCACCCCTTGATAGAAACGGGTAAAATAGACAGTCAACCGTTTCATAAAAGTGGGTCTGAGCAGAAAACGTCTTCTTTTTCTTCTCTTTTTCTTCTCCAAACCTATTTTATCAATCATGGACGGAACAAAGAATAATGCAACAAACAAAGATACTGCCAGATTGATAATGACCACCGCTGCAAAATCCTGCAAGTTCAGACGTATCTTCTCATCCAGAAAGAAAATAATAACCAATGCCCCGATAGTAGTCAGCGTGGCCGCCAGTACAGAAACAAACGCCTTCAGATTGCGGCGATGCAGAATATGGTCTGTCATCACTATCGTATTATCTATCACCAAATTCAATGAGATGGTAATACCCGCCAATGAATAAAGCTGCATTTCCAGACCAAATGCATAATAAAGAATGACGGCAACAGATATATTAACCGCCAGACTGGTCACAATCAGGAACAGATAACGCAGATTTCGTGTTATCAACGCTACAAACAGCAATAAAATCAATACGGTCAGTCCGGTACGGAAATAAATCTTATCCAATTCTTTCTGAATATATTCCGTAGCGTCATAACTGATATGTACCTCATAGCCCGGAGGCATCTTCTGTTGCAACTCACCCATAAGGTGCTTCACTTCCCCACTTAAATTTAATTGATTGGCAGTTTCCTCGGCCGTGATATACAGGTAGACAGAATTCAGCCCGTTTATCCGGTAATAACTTTGCGGTCGTTCTTCCACATGCCTTACCTTTATCAGTTTATCCAGCGTAACCATCGTTCCATCTTCGGCTTGCAGTTGAATGGCTCCCGGTTCAAATTCCATTTCTTTTTCAGTAGATGTACGTACCAGTCTGATCCACTCTCTGCCCTCCGCACCTTTTTCAATAGAACAGATCCCCAGAAACTCTTTTTCATAATGGCGGTTAATGGCCCGTTGCACAGCCTGCAGTGTGATTCCCAAACGCGAAAGCTGGTCACTGTCATACTCCAACTGCCACTCCATAGGTGTAGCTCCATTCAGTTCCACTTTATAAATCCCCTTCAACTGTCCCAATACCGGCTTGATATTCTCTTCCGCATACTGCTGAATCAAAATAGGATTGGCAGGCGCATTCAGTGTATAAGTAATAAAAGGTCTGGATGCCTTATCATCCGAACGTCGCGTACTGATTTGAGGATAACTCACCCCCTCGGGCAGCTGAGGCCAGGTCTGTCTGATGATGGTAGACACTTCAAAGCGGGTAACGTCAATATCCGCATGCTTGTCCAGTTCCAAAGAAATTGAGCCGCTGCCGTTATCCGAAGTAGAGTTCACCTTCCTGATTCCCTTTACTCTGGCCATCATCGCCTCCAGTTTACTGGTAACCTCCGCCTCAATAACCCGTGACGAATTGCCGGGCATACTGAAAGAAACAGTCAGACCGGGCAAGGTACGCGACGGCGCCAGCTTAACCGGCAACAGCGGTACTAATACCACCCCTATCAGTGACAGGCAGACAAATGTCACTATCAAGGTAAACGAGGAGAGGTTACGCGGATTACTCATCGATAAATTCCTGTATTAAAATCAAACTTGTCCGCAAGGGAAAAACCGGACTCAAAATCGTGCAGCGTCAGTTTACGTATCTTATAATAATTCAACCAATAATTCTGCAAAGCCGAAATATAATTTTTCTGCGCCTCCTGCTGGCGGTTCAACGAAAGAGTAAGACTATTCACATCCGCCTTTCCGATGATAAAACGTTGGCGTGTCTGCTCGTATGCCATTACGGCAAGATCCAAAGCCTCCTCCGCACTCGCAATCAAACTCTGCTGAATGTTAAAATCATTCACCGTCATAATCACCTCTTCCTCCACACTCAGTTCTTCCTGACGGGCGGCAATCCTCACCACATTCAGATTATTTCTCGCCATATTATATTTACCCTTTCTCACCCCCCAGTCAATCAAAGGAATAGAAACACTGACAGAAACCAAGTCCTGTTGCAAAGGATGCCTGTAAGCATCTCCCAGTTTATCCGCCACCTGGTTAAAGCCCACACTGGCATTAAAGCTGGCATTGAAACGGGATTCTTTCTTTGTCTTGTCCACATTCTGTTCCGCTTCCAGCACATTCTGCCGTTGTTCCAGGAAAGTAGGATTATTCTCTTTGGCCCGCATCAACGCATCATCTACGGGAATCATCTTTCCTGTGGGACGTCCCGGTATATCCAATTCAATCACAGTATTCTTATCCAGGTTCAGAAAGGAAGCCAATGAAAACATAGCGCGTTTCAAAGCAATCTGCGCATTCTGCAACGTATTATGCGCATTCACTTTGTCCAGCTGCAATGTCAGCAAATCGGCACGTGATATGGCTGCTATCTTATGACGCTGGAGTCCGATGCTATAAAGGGTATCACTGGACGCCACATTCTCCTCCGCCAAGCGGTAATCCGCCTGTGCCATAGCCAACGCAAAGAAATAAGTCACCGCTTCTTCTGAAACCATTTCCGTGTTATAAATGAATTGCTTCTTCACCTTTTCATACTTCAACGGCTCTATTTTCCGGTCCCAACGAAAAGCATTATATCCCAACAGGCTCTGTTGATATCCCACACGCACAGGGATACTGGAATACTGTGTAGACTTTGAGTCACCGAAATTACGCATAAAGTCCAGTTCCGAATCAATATAGAAAGTACCGCCCGTCCAGTCCAGATTCTGTTTGATACTCAATCCACCCGATGCGCTGAACATCTGTTGTTCACGATATACATCCATATCCTCATTCGAATCATAACGCTGGGTGATATAGCGATAATATTTAGCCGGAGTCAGATCCAGCGTAAGACTCGGCAAACGGTTCGCCTTGTAAGTACGATATTCCCAATATCCCGACAAATAAAGATTCTGATATCTGAAAGCGGACAAGGAACTATCATTCGCAATCTCTATCGTGCGTTGCAAATCCAGCTTCACCACCTGCTGCGCCTTTGCTCCGAGAGACAACAGCATACACCCCACCATCCATATGCTAATGTACTTCATTTTTGTCATGTTTTCTATAAATAAACCAATATATTAAAGGAATGATAAACAAGCTGACCAAAGTTCCCACCACCATAGAGCCAATCATGGCAATAGACAAAGGCTTCTGCATCTCCGACCCCATATCCGAGGTAAACAGCAACGGAACCATTGCAAAGACAGTTGTCAGCGAAGTCATGATAATCGCTCTCAACCTGCGCCTGCCCGCTGTATGAATGGCTTCCACCAAAGGCATCCCCGCTTTCCGTAATTCATTGATGGCATCCATTTTTAAAATAGAGTCATTCACCACAATACCACAAGTCACGATAATGCCTATGGCAGACATCAAATTCAACGTGTGACCGAAAACCCATAATGCCAGCAAAGCAAAAGCCGTATCAATAGGAATTTCCATCAAGACAATCAGCGGTTGCAGGAAACTCTCGAATTGCGCGCAAAGGATAAAATACATCAGCAACAAAGAAACAAAAAGAATCACAGTCAATTCCCCCATCATTTTTTCATTCGAAAAGAAACTACCCGAGAAATCCACTTCCCATTCCTTTTCCTCACTAACCACCTCTTTTACATTCCGCATCAGTTCCGGTGCATCCTTCACATCATAAAAACTTAAAGGAATATATTCTCCGTTCTTTCCCGCCGTAATACTCTTCAAATCTTCGGCGGGCACTACCGTCACCAGATTATTCAAAGGAATATGATTCACCTCTCCGTTACCATCCGCCATCGTCCGCACCAAAGTTTCACTTAATACACTATTTACACTCTTTTCCTCTCCGGCAATACTGATAGGCAGATATTGCTGATAAGAGCGTAAAACGGAAACCTTGTTTTCTTTGAAAGCCGTGCGGAGCACCCGCGTCAATTCATCATATGATACGTTATACAACAACAGTTTTTCTTTATTGATTATCAGATTCATCTGATTCCGGAAAGCGATGCCCGTCGGAACATTACCCGCCACCCGCGTAATTTCCTTTTCCAACCGCTGCAAATGCTCCGCATCCGGTGCCTGCGACTTATTCGCCGTATGGAGTTCCGCTACCACATCCGCTTCTCCTGTCACAAACAATTTTTCAAAGATTGTTTCGGGAGGTGAGAAAGTAACCACAGCCAACGGATATTTCTCTCTTATCTCCTTCTCTAATAATTCCTGCAATGAATAGATTCCGGATGGCTTTTCCGTCTTGAAATAAAGTTCCGCTTCGGTAGACGAAAGTTCACTGCCCCCGTTCAATATATAATCCTGCATACCCACATAAGCAGCATGCTCCGTTACCCGGTCGTCCACCTGTTTCATTAAATCATCCACCCGGCGGTTGTTCTCGTCCACATGGATATTCTCATTCCACTCTATCCTTGCCACCAGTTCATTCTGGTCAATCTGCGGCATACGCTCTTTTTCCATTACATAAAAAAGAAACACACACAGTGGAAGGGTTGCCAGCGTGCCGGCCACACAAAGCTTTTTATGTGAGAACACCCAGTCAATCCCTTTATCATAAAAGCTTTCCAGCCACTCATTTTTCAGCAGATTGTCAAAACGTCTGGAAAGAAATCCCTTACTGCGGATACCGACCTTATAAAACAACAGATACAATACGGGCAGCAACATAATACCCGTAATATAAGATATCATCAATCCCACCGTGATAGAAAAAGCCTGATCCATAAAAATAGCTCCGGCTATGCCACTCATAAATATCAAAGGCACAAATACCGCAATGGTTGTAAGGGACGAACTGAGCATCGGTGTAATCATTTCCGTCGTGCCCACGGCACACGAACGTTTCAGAGAATACCCCCGTTCACGATACTGCGAAATATTTTCCGTTACAATAATGGCGCTGTCTATCATCATACCTACTGCCAGAATCAAGCCCGAAAGTGATATCACATTCAGCGACACATGACAGAAATAAAAGAAAAAGAATGTGATTACAATAGAAGTAACCATGCTGATGCCGATAATCAACGGTGAACGGACATCCCCCAGAAACAGCACAGCTACAATAAAGATAAATAGAAAGCCCAAAGAAAGATTCTGCTGTAAATTTGAAATGGTGTAGTCCAGCAATTCCGTCTGGTTACGGCTCACGCTGAACTCAATATCCGGATACAGGGATGCAAAATAATCGGTTGTTTCTTTCAGCTTCTCTTTCATGACATCCATATTTTCATCGCTCTGCTTGATAATGGCCAGCGTTACCGCCCTTTTTCCTCCGGCTACGGAACGTCCCATCTCTTTTTGCGAAACAATATCTACTTTGCAGAGCTCTTTCAACTGCATAATACGTTCCCCCTTGCGGATATAGATATTCTTCACATCCTCCGGGGTACGAAGCAGGGTAGCTATGCGAATATTATATTCATAATAACCATCCCTCACCAACATGCTTCCCGGCTCTACATTATTGGCGGAAAGTGTATTCTCTATATCCTCCACACTGATACCCGTCATGGCCAGTTTATCTTTATCAGGAACAATTTGCAAAAGCCTTCCGGGCACTCCGGTTATATCCGCCATAGCCACTTCGGGTAACTGTTCGATGCGGCGTTTCACCACATTCTCCGCCAATTCGCACAACTCCAGAAATTGTTGCTCGTCGGTTTCCTGATAAGCACCGTCGTTTTTCAAAGTCATATTGACATAAAGTACAGGAATATCCGTTGCACTCGCTTTGATAGCCTTGGGACGCGTCACTTCCTTGGGAAGACTGTTCATAGCGGCATCTATCTTCTCATTCACCTCTATAAATGCCAGATCGGTATTCACACCAAAATCAAATTCCAGACGGATAACGCCCGCCCCGTCACGAGTTTCACTTTTTATTTCTCTCAGTCCGGCCACTTGCAGCAACTGCCTGCGCACAGGGGTAACCACCGTATTCTCCAATTCCCGTGCCGATGAATTCTCACCCGTCACCTGTATGGTAATCTGCGGTATGGCAATATCGGGCAGCAAAGATACAGGCAGCGAGAAGTAAGTCACCAACCCAACAATAAAGCAGGCGGTAAAGGCCATCAGCACCGCAATAGGACGTTGTAATAAAAACTTAACCATACTTTTAATTTTTAATCACCCTCACCGGTGCTTCATGAGCCAGATTCACATTTCCGGTAGTTATCACCTCCATACCTTCTTCCAGTCCGTCTGTGACAGTATATTCCTCCATATTCTCCAATCCCGTATGCACATAGTTCCACATAGCTTTACCCTCCTTCAGTGTAAATACCACTTGTTTGCCGGAACGTAGTACAACTGCCGTTTTTGGGATAACCAGTTGTTCGCCCACAGAACGCTTCACGCTTACCCTTACATTCATGCCGTCAAACAACTTATTACTACCGTTCACCCGCGCCTTTACACGTACCATCCCATTCTCGTCCACCAGCGGATTAATCTCGCTGATGCTTCCCTGTCGTACACCTGCTGCCGAGGCATACGGAGTAATCTCCACCTTATCCCCCACTTTCAGTAACGGCAGTTCATTTTCAAGTACGGTGAAATCCACCTCCATATTTCCGGTATTGATTACCCGGCAGAAAGGCTCGGAAGTTTTGGGCATATTATATCTCTTTTCAAAAAGGTTGGCAATCACTCCATCGAAAGGAGCAGTCAACGTAGCTTGTTCCATATCATATTGAGCAGATTCATATTGAGCTTTGCTCTGCTCATACCCGCTTTTTACTTTTGCCAGTTCCAGCACATCAGCAGGTATCACCTTCAGATTATCGGGAGCATATCCTTGTCCTATCAACACATCCTGCATCTCCAGGGTAGCCTGTGCCAAACTATTTTTATTCTGTACCAACGTATTGTTCAACTTAAACAAATCCAATTGGGCTATTTTTTGACCTTTCCGCACTATATCCCCGTTCTTTACCCAGATATTCGCCACCACTTCCGAGGTACGAAAATACAGGTCGGCATAATCCTGTGCCGTCACTTTCCCGTTACTGATCAATTCATGATTGAAAACCTGCTTTTTCAGCGGCATCACCGTCACCTCATTGGGTAAAGAAGGAAGAACTGTTTCCACCCCTTCTTTTTCCGTTGTTTCCTTTTTTTCTCCCGAGCAGGCAGTGAAAGAAACGGCTAATAATAAGCCTGATGCAAATATGTGTAATTTCATGGTCATATTTTGTGATATCTATAACAAATAAAAACTTTTTATTTTGAAAAAACTAATTTTCGGGTACTTTTTTTAATAATTCCCGTGCTTTCCGTCTCATCTGCTTGATAGCGGTAGACTGAACTTTCGGTTCTTTCTCCAATACAGTCTGTACCATCTGCTCCAATTTGTCACACTGATAAAAAGCCGGTTCCGCATATAAATGAGCCAATAGATAATAAGGATAAATTCGTCCGGGTAACCGATGGACAGCACGCATAAACCAATATTCCGCACTATCATAGTGCTTCATTTCCTGTTCGTTTTTCCCGATAATGTTCAGTATCATGGGGTCACCACTCACTTTCAAGGCCTCTTTCAGTACTTTATTTGATATTTCAGGCTTATGAAGTTTATGCAAAGCATGGCCATACTCAAACATAAAGCGAGCATTCCCTTTCATTTCTTTCTGAATTTCAGCATAACTTTCTACTGCTTGCTGATAAGCTCCCGAATGGTAAAACATACGGCTTTTGGTCCATTGCTTACAAGCTTCTACAGTCTTGGATTTCTGCTGATATTTACAGAAACAGCCATAGCTTCCGATTAACAATAAGATAGTAAACAAAAGGCGAAACCAGACTTTCTCTAAAGGAAGAACACGAATACTGCAAGCCAGCACCGATATAATCAAAGCCGAAACAAACGCCGGAAATTGTAGTGGATAAGAAGAAAACGCAAATACCGCTAAAGATAGCAATGCGCCGCATAGTCCATAGATGCCTTGTTTATGACCTATGTACATGCTCCCACCTAGTATCAACAACCCGATGCAAAGCACAGGTATTCCCCAGGCAATGGCTACTTGCAGATATTCATTGAAAACATATTCGGGAGCACCTGCCACAAGTTCCTCCGTTGCCGTATAATTTCCGGCTGCAAAATAATTCTCCTGCGCTTGTCCGTAAGCAGCCGGAACACTGTTCCATCCGCATCCTGTCCATGGGTGCTCACTGACAGCTTGGGCAGCAATTTTCCACATAAACAGACGGCCGTCTGCCGAATCCTTTTTCATTTGATAAATGCCACCCAATGCTATACCGCCCAAAATAAAGGTTACTATGGCAAAAGACACTGCCTGCTTACGATGATGCCTGATATAATGCTGAATTTCCATCTTATAGTGCATACCACAAACATAAATGAAAGAGACCGCCGCGGCTATCCATGCCGAGCGGCTCATTCCGGCAGGCAACACACAAAGAATCAATAGCATTCCGGCTATTGCAATATAATAAGGTACGGTTTTCTTATGCTCTTTCCGCTCTAACCATTCGTGCAGACAAACAGGGAATATCATGGCAAGATAGCCTGAGTAAGGACCGGGATTATAGAACGAGCCGGTCAAGGCATAGAGGGAATGG from Phocaeicola dorei encodes the following:
- a CDS encoding efflux RND transporter permease subunit, which translates into the protein MSNPRNLSSFTLIVTFVCLSLIGVVLVPLLPVKLAPSRTLPGLTVSFSMPGNSSRVIEAEVTSKLEAMMARVKGIRKVNSTSDNGSGSISLELDKHADIDVTRFEVSTIIRQTWPQLPEGVSYPQISTRRSDDKASRPFITYTLNAPANPILIQQYAEENIKPVLGQLKGIYKVELNGATPMEWQLEYDSDQLSRLGITLQAVQRAINRHYEKEFLGICSIEKGAEGREWIRLVRTSTEKEMEFEPGAIQLQAEDGTMVTLDKLIKVRHVEERPQSYYRINGLNSVYLYITAEETANQLNLSGEVKHLMGELQQKMPPGYEVHISYDATEYIQKELDKIYFRTGLTVLILLLFVALITRNLRYLFLIVTSLAVNISVAVILYYAFGLEMQLYSLAGITISLNLVIDNTIVMTDHILHRRNLKAFVSVLAATLTTIGALVIIFFLDEKIRLNLQDFAAVVIINLAVSLFVALFFVPSMIDKIGLEKKKRRKRRRFLLRPTFMKRLTVYFTRFYQGVIYYLCRFRVIACLLLLLGFGLPVFMLPEKMEGEGKWVEYYNKVFDNPTFKDKVKPVINKALGGSLRLFAEKVYEGSYFNRDEGEVVLSVYATLPNGSTLEQMNVLIKRMETYLSDFKEIRQFQTYIYNARQANIQIYFTKENQRSGFPYTLKANIISKALTLGGGSWSVYGLQDQGFSNDVRESAGSFRVKLYGYNYDELSYWTERLKEKLLLHRRIKEVTVNSEFSWWKDDYSEFYLDLDKLRMAKENVTATQLFTALRPVFGRDIYCGNVLFDNQTEQLKLSSLQGQQYDVWGLVNIPFFINGRSYKLADFATVQKGQSPQKVAKENQQYRLCLQYEYIGSSEQGKKLLKKDLEEFNKVLPMGYTAENDQDYWSWNKKDNKQYALLLIVIAIIFFTTAILFNSLKQPLAIIFVIPISYIGVFLTFYLFGLNFDQGGFASFVLLCGITVNASIYILNEYNAIRKRYPLLLPARAFTKAWNSKIMPIFLTVVSTILGFIPFMVGDGKEAFWFPLAAGTIGGLVMSILGIFLFLPIFSLKKQKR
- a CDS encoding TolC family protein — encoded protein: MKYISIWMVGCMLLSLGAKAQQVVKLDLQRTIEIANDSSLSAFRYQNLYLSGYWEYRTYKANRLPSLTLDLTPAKYYRYITQRYDSNEDMDVYREQQMFSASGGLSIKQNLDWTGGTFYIDSELDFMRNFGDSKSTQYSSIPVRVGYQQSLLGYNAFRWDRKIEPLKYEKVKKQFIYNTEMVSEEAVTYFFALAMAQADYRLAEENVASSDTLYSIGLQRHKIAAISRADLLTLQLDKVNAHNTLQNAQIALKRAMFSLASFLNLDKNTVIELDIPGRPTGKMIPVDDALMRAKENNPTFLEQRQNVLEAEQNVDKTKKESRFNASFNASVGFNQVADKLGDAYRHPLQQDLVSVSVSIPLIDWGVRKGKYNMARNNLNVVRIAARQEELSVEEEVIMTVNDFNIQQSLIASAEEALDLAVMAYEQTRQRFIIGKADVNSLTLSLNRQQEAQKNYISALQNYWLNYYKIRKLTLHDFESGFSLADKFDFNTGIYR
- a CDS encoding L-threonylcarbamoyladenylate synthase; translated protein: MNEDFREDLKKACEVMQKGGVILYPTDTIWGIGCDATNPKAVKRVYDIKKRADSKAMLVLVDSTVKVNFYVSDVPAVAWNLIEFATKPLTIIYDGARNLAENLLAEDGSVGIRVTAEEFSKQLCFRFRKAIVSTSANISGQPSPANFSEISEEVKQAVDYIVEYRQDEVGHPKPSSIIKLGKGGEVKIIRE
- the nagA gene encoding N-acetylglucosamine-6-phosphate deacetylase — its product is MLTQIINGKIFTPQGWLDEGSVLIRDNKILEVTNCDLALIGAKLIDAKGMYIVPGYVCMHAHGGGGHDFNECTEEAFRAAIRAHQKHGATSIFPTLSSSPFSEIRKAVAVCETLMNEKDSPVLGLHVEGPYLNPKRAGEQFAGKLKNPDKEEYTSLLESTDCIKRWDASPELPGALEFARYLKSKGVLVAVSHTESEYGGIKAAFEAGFTHTAHFYNGMPGFHKCREYKYEGTVESVYLTDGMTIELIADGIHLPATILRLAYKLKGVEKTCLVTDALAYAAADGMEITDPNVIIEDGVCKMADHSSLAGSIATMDILVRTMVKAGIPLADAVRMASETPARIMGVDDRKGALQKDMDADVLILDRELNIRAAWAMGRLVEDTNTLF